From one Candidatus Lernaella stagnicola genomic stretch:
- a CDS encoding penicillin-insensitive murein endopeptidase, with product MTKSQKKALFIYVAVIACLMAAPAAALEPGDVDEGDLPLFTIGGIPGLPVGGEIGMAVELIPPHAGLPTDDLDAEDDEALEGVLEDGQMPERIAAPVLPETLPFADLTDKQIAAMLKTDATSLGSMSIGFTNSGALMNGIQLPAGPRWNIVNPVETWGTEETVFFIQTAIAKVHEAYPKNTASLYIGDISDRDGGRLNRHASHQAGRDVDLGFYFKGGQGTWYAVGGENNLDLARNWALVRALLVHTDAELILVDRKIQILLYNYARRIGEDKNWLDSVFQYPNGRGYTVIRHARRHHTHYHVRFYNPRAQEIGRRAYRHLLAQKKIKPPVSYTYHKVKRGQTLGHLARRYGTSVRTIMRANGLRSSMIRAGRTYRIPRKGGVQRVPGAANVPARRVPPTVPKCLAHVDWTNTGGVTPTIRRPLAFDTDSRGNKIAFLQVAAAEPAVAVPAKPKPKVKKKSSPTRLRYKVRTGDNLWTIARRYGVSVKDLKRWNGLKSNKLRPGQRLTIYRKRG from the coding sequence TTGACCAAATCTCAAAAAAAAGCTCTGTTCATTTATGTGGCAGTGATTGCGTGTCTGATGGCCGCTCCCGCCGCGGCTTTGGAACCCGGTGATGTGGATGAAGGCGACTTGCCGCTGTTCACTATTGGCGGCATTCCCGGATTGCCGGTCGGCGGCGAGATTGGGATGGCGGTCGAGTTGATTCCGCCGCACGCGGGCTTACCTACCGACGATCTCGATGCCGAAGACGACGAAGCGCTCGAAGGCGTTTTGGAAGACGGGCAAATGCCCGAACGCATTGCGGCGCCCGTACTTCCGGAAACGCTGCCCTTCGCCGACCTGACCGACAAACAAATCGCCGCGATGCTCAAGACCGACGCGACGTCCCTCGGCTCGATGTCTATCGGCTTCACCAACAGCGGCGCGTTGATGAACGGAATACAGTTGCCGGCGGGTCCACGTTGGAACATCGTCAATCCGGTGGAAACTTGGGGTACGGAAGAAACCGTATTCTTCATCCAGACCGCCATCGCCAAGGTGCACGAGGCGTACCCGAAGAACACCGCTTCCCTTTATATCGGCGACATCAGCGATCGCGACGGCGGCCGCTTGAACCGCCACGCCAGCCACCAAGCCGGGCGCGACGTCGATTTGGGCTTCTACTTCAAAGGCGGTCAGGGCACGTGGTATGCCGTAGGCGGCGAGAACAACCTCGATTTGGCGCGCAATTGGGCACTGGTGCGGGCGTTGCTCGTGCACACCGATGCCGAGTTGATACTGGTAGATCGCAAGATTCAAATCCTGCTGTACAACTATGCCCGCCGCATCGGCGAGGATAAGAACTGGTTGGATTCGGTTTTTCAATATCCGAACGGCCGCGGGTATACGGTGATTCGTCATGCGAGGCGGCACCACACCCACTACCACGTACGCTTTTACAATCCGCGCGCCCAGGAAATCGGACGCCGCGCCTATCGGCATCTGTTGGCGCAAAAGAAGATCAAACCGCCGGTTTCCTACACCTACCACAAAGTGAAACGCGGCCAGACTCTCGGCCACTTGGCCCGCCGCTACGGCACCTCCGTGCGAACCATCATGCGCGCCAACGGTTTGCGTAGTTCCATGATTCGCGCCGGGCGCACGTATCGCATTCCGCGCAAAGGCGGCGTGCAGCGCGTTCCCGGGGCGGCCAACGTTCCGGCACGGCGCGTGCCGCCGACCGTGCCCAAGTGTCTCGCCCACGTCGACTGGACGAATACCGGCGGGGTGACGCCGACGATCCGCCGCCCGCTCGCTTTTGACACGGATTCGCGGGGCAACAAGATTGCCTTCCTGCAGGTCGCCGCGGCCGAGCCCGCGGTGGCGGTGCCCGCGAAGCCCAAGCCGAAAGTGAAGAAGAAGTCGTCACCGACCCGCCTGCGGTACAAAGTCCGCACGGGCGACAATTTGTGGACAATCGCTCGTCGCTACGGCGTTTCGGTCAAAGACTTGAAGCGCTGGAACGGGCTGAAATCCAACAAACTGCGGCCCGGTCAGCGGTTGACGATCTACCGAAAAAGGGGATAG
- a CDS encoding HEAT repeat domain-containing protein, whose product MSWLLRARAWLTVALAATMLLVACGKSPPPLTGQVPLETVERMAVRGNVDSLGEILLTARNPEARIRAAELLGAVGGRDAAPPLITAFNNPSLERAARVAAATALGEVGDPRAVASLLAGLQESDDALRRACASSLAAYRDTRIFNPLLAHLSDHDPVVRRFAARALGEQGDRRAVAPLIEALEKRVIDENGKLQPAVGERWDDISALVSALGVLRDPEAVTIIAASCRAANMLGEPQCVDALRRIGGEAAADVLHDIVVRDDQARTHERAAQALARAADEHAVFALVTVVRDGPTSGKIAAIKALGSLFGTGELSAEKQRLRKEMNVVPALVGAAAHADREVRRHACLALGRLASEEGRKAVMANLGHEDPLVREAAVIALGDIGGEDAVAPLLKALDDFNDRVFQAAALALGGLREMKAVDPLLAALGGGTAEARAAAASALGLIGDPAAGTALTGALKDTDRHVVAQAALALAAMKFKPALPQMSIAFTNTEGESRLAVTKALGALGEENTARFLLSSLRDTDPNVRRAVADALGGIASPVAKSDLREALRDTDPQVREAAVAALVAVAGESAARDLLSMLRNNEEPPSVRAAAAAGLGRLGAAVAIEDLVHAVYDPAPTVRAAATVALAQTGGPEHAEDLLRRLADPSPIVRRFVAPSLAAYEKRVPLNNDIRARLLTHPAMRRWRAAAVESEP is encoded by the coding sequence ATGTCTTGGTTACTTCGGGCCCGCGCGTGGCTGACCGTCGCCCTGGCTGCGACGATGCTGCTGGTCGCTTGCGGCAAATCCCCGCCGCCGTTGACGGGGCAGGTTCCGCTCGAGACCGTGGAGCGGATGGCCGTGCGCGGCAACGTGGACTCGCTCGGCGAAATACTGCTGACCGCCCGCAACCCAGAAGCCCGCATCCGAGCCGCCGAACTGCTGGGCGCCGTGGGTGGACGCGACGCCGCACCGCCGCTGATCACCGCCTTCAACAATCCCTCACTGGAACGCGCCGCCCGCGTGGCTGCGGCCACGGCACTGGGCGAGGTCGGCGACCCACGCGCCGTGGCTTCGCTGTTGGCGGGGCTGCAGGAAAGCGATGATGCCTTGCGGCGCGCCTGCGCTTCGTCGCTGGCGGCGTATCGCGACACGCGAATTTTCAATCCCTTGCTGGCGCATCTGTCCGATCACGATCCGGTCGTCCGTCGATTTGCGGCGCGCGCTTTAGGCGAACAGGGCGATCGCCGCGCCGTCGCCCCTTTGATTGAGGCGCTGGAAAAACGCGTCATTGACGAGAACGGCAAGCTGCAACCCGCAGTCGGCGAGCGATGGGACGATATCTCGGCCTTGGTCTCGGCGTTGGGTGTGCTGCGCGACCCGGAAGCCGTCACCATCATCGCCGCGAGTTGCCGCGCCGCCAACATGCTTGGCGAACCGCAATGTGTGGACGCTCTACGACGGATCGGGGGCGAGGCAGCGGCGGACGTGCTGCACGACATCGTCGTGCGGGACGACCAGGCACGTACCCACGAGCGCGCCGCACAAGCCCTGGCCAGGGCCGCCGACGAGCACGCGGTGTTTGCGTTGGTCACCGTCGTGCGCGATGGCCCGACATCGGGCAAGATCGCCGCGATCAAAGCCCTCGGATCGTTGTTCGGGACCGGCGAGCTATCGGCGGAAAAACAGCGGTTGCGTAAAGAGATGAACGTCGTGCCGGCGCTGGTCGGCGCGGCCGCCCATGCCGATCGGGAGGTGCGCCGCCATGCGTGTTTGGCGCTGGGCCGTTTGGCATCCGAAGAGGGCCGTAAGGCCGTCATGGCTAACCTAGGCCACGAAGACCCGCTCGTGCGTGAAGCGGCCGTGATCGCGCTGGGAGACATCGGCGGCGAGGATGCGGTGGCGCCGTTGCTTAAGGCTCTAGACGATTTCAACGATCGAGTCTTCCAGGCGGCGGCGTTGGCGTTGGGTGGGCTGCGGGAAATGAAAGCGGTTGATCCCTTGCTGGCGGCGCTGGGCGGCGGTACGGCTGAGGCGCGCGCGGCCGCGGCGTCGGCGCTGGGGCTGATCGGCGACCCGGCGGCTGGCACGGCCCTCACCGGGGCGTTGAAGGACACTGACCGGCACGTCGTCGCGCAGGCCGCGTTGGCGTTGGCCGCGATGAAGTTCAAACCGGCATTGCCGCAGATGTCGATCGCCTTTACGAACACCGAAGGTGAGTCGCGCCTTGCCGTAACCAAGGCATTAGGGGCGCTCGGCGAGGAAAACACAGCCCGCTTCCTGCTTTCCTCCTTGCGCGATACCGACCCGAACGTGCGCCGCGCCGTCGCCGATGCGCTCGGGGGCATTGCCTCCCCGGTGGCGAAATCGGATTTGCGGGAGGCCCTTCGCGATACCGATCCGCAGGTGCGCGAGGCCGCCGTTGCCGCATTGGTGGCCGTGGCCGGCGAGTCGGCGGCCCGGGATTTGCTGAGCATGCTGCGCAACAACGAAGAGCCTCCCTCGGTGCGAGCCGCGGCGGCTGCGGGATTGGGGCGACTGGGTGCGGCGGTGGCGATCGAGGACCTCGTTCACGCCGTATATGATCCCGCCCCGACCGTGCGCGCGGCGGCGACCGTCGCGCTGGCCCAAACCGGCGGGCCTGAACACGCCGAGGATCTCCTCCGGCGACTGGCCGACCCCTCGCCGATTGTGCGCCGCTTTGTCGCGCCGTCCCTGGCGGCTTACGAAAAGCGGGTTCCCTTGAACAACGATATTCGGGCGCGATTGTTGACCCATCCGGCGATGCGCCGCTGGCGGGCCGCCGCCGTCGAATCGGAACCCTAA
- a CDS encoding FHA domain-containing protein, with protein MSDSLILRRLRENFQDAESGLRWRLRGILHIAFVLFFLAFTFIFMVCANNYVTVLYPTLLVLIGLSVAIRRFLGEAQFYVWPIVSFFLMMFAYFTSSNDFISSVLYNASFFMLILPERWFDALWFLGYLILLLIVSFIFTMYGAGDHAFLLVPLVANALFMPAWFLINFLFHQERSKRPPSPFSDAISVPPALPPRPHKIPTARPLAPAADEQTTRSVTASPDDATKIIAVRQLEVVEGPDAGLVFGLDSGEHLIGRSTDCKFVLRDAMVSKAHGRFSVTGQSFSYMDVGSSNGSYLNERAIEQTELNVGDVLRIGTTKIKVTRR; from the coding sequence ATGAGCGACTCGCTGATTCTGCGCAGATTGCGTGAGAATTTTCAGGACGCAGAATCCGGTTTACGTTGGCGCCTGCGCGGCATTCTGCATATTGCTTTCGTTCTGTTTTTCCTGGCGTTCACGTTCATTTTTATGGTCTGCGCCAACAATTACGTGACGGTGCTCTACCCGACGTTGTTGGTACTGATCGGCCTCTCGGTGGCAATTCGCAGGTTTCTCGGCGAGGCGCAGTTTTACGTGTGGCCGATCGTTTCGTTTTTCCTGATGATGTTCGCGTATTTCACCTCGAGCAATGATTTCATCAGTTCCGTGCTCTACAACGCGTCATTCTTCATGCTGATCCTGCCGGAACGGTGGTTCGACGCCCTCTGGTTTCTCGGGTATCTGATTCTGCTGTTGATCGTCTCGTTTATCTTCACGATGTATGGCGCCGGCGACCACGCTTTCCTGCTGGTCCCGCTCGTCGCCAACGCCCTTTTCATGCCGGCGTGGTTTTTGATCAACTTCCTGTTTCATCAGGAACGGTCCAAGCGGCCGCCATCGCCCTTTTCCGACGCCATCAGCGTCCCGCCGGCGCTGCCGCCGCGTCCGCATAAAATCCCGACCGCCCGACCGCTGGCGCCCGCCGCGGACGAACAAACGACGCGCTCGGTTACCGCTTCGCCCGATGACGCGACCAAGATCATCGCCGTGCGTCAACTGGAAGTCGTGGAAGGGCCGGACGCCGGATTGGTCTTCGGCTTGGATAGCGGCGAGCATCTTATCGGTCGATCGACTGACTGCAAATTCGTGTTACGCGACGCGATGGTCAGCAAGGCGCACGGGCGCTTTTCGGTGACCGGCCAATCCTTCTCCTACATGGATGTGGGCAGCAGCAACGGATCCTACTTGAACGAGCGCGCCATCGAACAGACGGAGTTGAACGTGGGGGATGTGTTGCGGATCGGGACGACGAAAATCAAAGTAACGCGTCGCTGA